The following coding sequences lie in one Gorilla gorilla gorilla isolate KB3781 chromosome 5, NHGRI_mGorGor1-v2.1_pri, whole genome shotgun sequence genomic window:
- the LOC129534569 gene encoding solute carrier family 35 member F5-like isoform X2: MLYAVYIVMIKRKVDREDKLDIPMFFGFVGLFNLLLLWPGFFLLHYTGFEDFEFPNKVVLMCIIINGLIGTVLSEFLWLWGAFLPHH, from the exons ATGCTCTATGCTGTCTATATTGTTATGATTAAGAGAAAAGTAGATAGAGAAGACAAGTTGGATATTCCAATGTTCTTTG GTTTTGTAGGTTTGTTTAATCTGCTGCTCTTATGGCCAGGtttctttttacttcattatACTGGATTTGAGGACTTCGAGTTTCCCAATAAAGTAGTATTAATGTGCATTATCATTAATGGCCTTATTGGAACAGTACTCTCAGAGTTCCTGTGGTTGTG gggcGCTTTCTTACCTCATCATTGA
- the LOC129534569 gene encoding solute carrier family 35 member F5-like isoform X1 produces the protein MLYAVYIVMIKRKVDREDKLDIPMFFGFVGLFNLLLLWPGFFLLHYTGFEDFEFPNKVVLMCIIINGLIGTVLSEFLWLWTFHMGEPDM, from the exons ATGCTCTATGCTGTCTATATTGTTATGATTAAGAGAAAAGTAGATAGAGAAGACAAGTTGGATATTCCAATGTTCTTTG GTTTTGTAGGTTTGTTTAATCTGCTGCTCTTATGGCCAGGtttctttttacttcattatACTGGATTTGAGGACTTCGAGTTTCCCAATAAAGTAGTATTAATGTGCATTATCATTAATGGCCTTATTGGAACAGTACTCTCAGAGTTCCTGTGGTTGTG gacCTTTCATATGGGTGAGCCAGATATGTAA
- the LOC129534570 gene encoding solute carrier family 35 member F5-like, producing the protein MKAASEALQTQLSTDTKKDKHRLFTLILAAVFPSNSGDRVTLSKLLAVILSIGGVVLVNLSGSEKSAGRYTIGKYLTLDSLC; encoded by the exons atgaaagctgcCTCTGAAGCACTGCAGACTCAGCTGAGCACTgatacaaagaaagacaaacatc GACTTTTTACCTTAATCCTTGCTGCAGTATTTCCAAGTAACAGTGGAGATAGAGTTACCCTTTCTAAACTATTAGCTGTAATTTTAAG CATTGGAGGTGTTGTACTGGTAAACCTGTCAGGGTCTGAAAAATCTGCTGGAAGATATACAATAGGTAAGTACTTGACTCTGGATTCTCTCTGTTAG